CGGCCGACTCCGAATCACTCACATATTTTAACAAGTCAGCTGATTTCTTCTTAGTCGGAATAACCGAAAAATACAGATTTGGTCGATCAAAACTGGCAACATATTCGTGCGGTTGCTTTAGCATTAACTGGCGCTTGATGTCTTCTTTTACTGTCGTTGTCGCTGTAGCCGTAAAAGCCGCAAATGGTACAGGGTAGTCCATACTATCTCTTAAGCGAGGGATATTTTGATAGCTCGGTCTAAAATCTTGACCCCACTGCGAAATACAGTGCGCTTCGTCAACTGCAATCAAGTTAATCTGCATGTTTGAAATGGTCGCCATAAAATGATCACTATCTAATCGCTCAGGAGCAATGTAAAGTAAGTCATAATAACCAAACATAGCTTTATCCATCGTATCTAAATAAGTATGTTTGTCCATTTGACTGTTAATATAGCCTGCTCGTACACCTATGGCTTGTAGGCTGTCCACTTGATCCTTCATCAATGAAATGAGGGGCGAAACAACGAGCGCTGTCCCCTGCATACAAATGGCAGGAATCTGATAACACAAAGATTTCCCGCCGCCTGTTGGCATGATGGCTAGAACATCTTCGCCATTCATAATAGCTTCAATTATATTTTCTTGCCCTGGTCGGAAAGAATCAAAACCATAATGTCTTTCTAACACGTTTTGTATTGTTTTCATTCGTTCCCTCCATGATTTTCTACTTATCTAGTATACATGAAAAACAAAAAATTTCACTGATCCTCGTCTGATTAAAATAAAAGGAGTGAGTTTATGGCATCTTATGTGGTTTTACTGCGTGGTATCAATGTTGGTGGCAAGAATAAGATTCTGATGGCAGACTTAAAAAAGCTATTGGTTGAAGACGGATTTGAAGCCGTTCAATCCTACATTCAAAGTGGAAACTTGATTATCCAATCGTCCTTATCAGCTGAAACGATTAGCCAGCGAATCGAAAATTTGCTACCGATTCACTTCAATCTCGATCGCTCACTGATTCGAGTACTAGTCATTCCTAGCCAAACCTACCAACAGATAATTGCTGCAGCACCAACAGATTTTGGACAAGACCCACTGTTCCGCTATGATGTTATTTTTTTAATGGGTGTCTCTATCAAAGAGGCCCTGTTGCAAGTCGAATTAAAAGACGGTGTGGATGAATGTTGGCCTTTTGAAT
This genomic interval from Jeotgalibaca arthritidis contains the following:
- a CDS encoding DUF1697 domain-containing protein encodes the protein MASYVVLLRGINVGGKNKILMADLKKLLVEDGFEAVQSYIQSGNLIIQSSLSAETISQRIENLLPIHFNLDRSLIRVLVIPSQTYQQIIAAAPTDFGQDPLFRYDVIFLMGVSIKEALLQVELKDGVDECWPFESVIFFKRPGPQHTDYTKSALSKLVKKPIYQSMTIRNWKTATRLLFLLEEHIMLE